A region from the Pseudonocardia petroleophila genome encodes:
- a CDS encoding branched-chain amino acid ABC transporter permease, protein MASPPETAPASDRSATPPTPARLPVPSAARAAERGGRPHRRLSRSYAQDLRLFHTRGSKVGLALLLTGYLVFPTVVQDDFWLSVLIYSGVTAIGATGLNLLTGFCGQVSLGHAFFVGAGAYCAAVFGGDLGLPLPLWLLGAAVVGAIVGALVGPFALRLRGLYLAIVTLGLVFVGAHLWRNLTPLTGGNFGTSITADVSIGPFDLDDLSLFGEQFSRNQGWFWLVWGLVLVTTLLTRNLMRTRAGRAMQAVRDRDVAAEVIGVSAGRYKIGTFAVSSAIAAVAGSLFGAYQQFISPEEWGLILSVQYIAVIIVGGMGTVMGPILGALFVGALPALIDRYSDVIPGVSDGVGSDGFISVSALNQAVFGLLIVVFLVVEPRGLAGIWLRVKAYFTSWPFSY, encoded by the coding sequence ATGGCCAGCCCCCCGGAGACCGCGCCCGCGTCGGACCGGTCCGCGACACCCCCCACGCCGGCCCGCCTCCCGGTGCCCTCGGCCGCGAGGGCCGCCGAACGGGGAGGGCGCCCACACCGCAGGCTCTCCCGCAGCTACGCCCAGGACCTGCGGCTGTTCCACACGCGGGGCTCGAAGGTCGGACTCGCGCTGCTGCTCACCGGCTACCTGGTGTTCCCCACGGTGGTGCAGGACGACTTCTGGCTGTCGGTGCTGATCTACTCGGGGGTGACCGCCATCGGGGCGACCGGCCTCAACCTGCTCACCGGGTTCTGCGGCCAGGTCTCGCTCGGGCACGCCTTCTTCGTCGGTGCCGGCGCGTACTGCGCCGCGGTGTTCGGCGGTGACCTCGGGCTGCCGCTGCCGTTGTGGCTGCTCGGCGCGGCCGTCGTCGGGGCGATCGTCGGTGCGCTGGTCGGCCCGTTCGCGCTGCGGCTGCGCGGGCTCTACCTGGCCATCGTCACGCTCGGCCTGGTCTTCGTCGGCGCCCACCTCTGGCGCAACCTGACCCCGTTGACCGGAGGCAACTTCGGCACCTCGATCACGGCGGACGTCTCCATCGGTCCGTTCGACCTCGACGACCTGTCGTTGTTCGGTGAGCAGTTCTCGCGCAACCAGGGCTGGTTCTGGCTGGTCTGGGGCCTGGTGCTGGTGACGACGTTGCTGACCAGGAACCTCATGCGGACCAGGGCCGGCCGGGCGATGCAGGCGGTGCGCGACCGGGACGTGGCGGCCGAGGTGATCGGGGTGTCCGCCGGACGCTACAAGATCGGCACGTTCGCGGTGTCGAGCGCCATCGCCGCCGTCGCCGGGTCGCTCTTCGGGGCCTACCAGCAGTTCATCAGCCCCGAGGAATGGGGTCTGATCCTGTCGGTCCAGTACATCGCCGTGATCATCGTCGGCGGGATGGGGACCGTCATGGGACCGATCCTGGGCGCCCTGTTCGTCGGGGCCCTCCCGGCGCTGATCGACCGGTACTCCGACGTGATCCCCGGGGTGTCCGACGGTGTCGGCAGCGACGGCTTCATCAGCGTCTCCGCGCTCAACCAGGCCGTGTTCGGCCTGCTCATCGTGGTCTTCCTGGTCGTGGAGCCGCGGGGGCTGGCCGGGATCTGGTTGCGGGTCAAGGCGTACTTCACGTCCTGGCCCTTCTCCTACTGA
- a CDS encoding ABC transporter ATP-binding protein produces the protein MTGVGSDAPEPLLTVDGLTLRFGGVHALDGVSFTVGSGELFAVIGPNGAGKTSIFNCINGVYRPQQGSITLDGARLDGSRPTAIANRGVARTFQNIGLFPAVSLVDNLMLGRHHLMRSGFLSGMLWWGRARREELEGRAAVERVIELLELEPFRHQPAGLLPYGVAKRAELARALAMEPRLVLLDEPVAGMNHEETEDMARYIVEVRRELGLAMILVEHDMRLVMDLADRVLALDFGRVIATGTPAQVQRNPAVVEAYLGGAA, from the coding sequence ATGACCGGGGTCGGGTCCGACGCGCCGGAGCCGCTGCTCACCGTCGACGGGCTGACGCTGCGGTTCGGCGGCGTGCACGCCCTCGACGGCGTCAGCTTCACCGTCGGCTCCGGCGAACTGTTCGCCGTGATCGGGCCGAACGGCGCCGGTAAGACGTCGATCTTCAACTGCATCAACGGCGTCTACCGGCCGCAGCAGGGCAGCATCACCCTGGACGGTGCGCGGCTGGACGGGAGCCGTCCCACGGCGATCGCGAACCGCGGGGTCGCTCGCACCTTCCAGAACATCGGTTTGTTCCCGGCGGTCAGCCTCGTGGACAACCTCATGCTCGGCCGCCACCACCTCATGCGGTCGGGATTCCTCAGCGGGATGTTGTGGTGGGGCCGCGCCCGGCGCGAGGAGCTGGAGGGGCGCGCCGCGGTCGAGCGGGTGATCGAGCTCCTCGAGCTCGAGCCGTTCCGGCACCAGCCGGCCGGCCTGCTGCCCTACGGGGTGGCCAAACGGGCCGAGCTCGCCCGGGCGCTGGCGATGGAGCCCAGGCTGGTGCTGCTCGACGAGCCGGTGGCGGGGATGAACCACGAGGAGACCGAGGACATGGCCCGCTACATCGTCGAGGTCCGCCGTGAACTGGGGCTGGCGATGATCCTCGTCGAGCACGACATGCGCCTGGTGATGGACCTCGCGGACCGGGTGCTGGCACTCGACTTCGGCCGGGTGATCGCCACCGGGACCCCGGCGCAGGTCCAGCGCAACCCCGCGGTCGTCGAGGCATATCTGGGAGGAGCCGCGTGA
- a CDS encoding thiolase family protein, with the protein MPEAVIVEAVRTPIGKRGGALAGVHPVDLAARVLEALAARTGIDPALVDDVVWGCVSQVGDQSANPARSAVLAAGWPETVPGTTVNRACGSSQQALDFAAGMVMSGQYDLVVAGGVESMSRVPLGAGRDVGLPYGPRLLGRYETELGGGTFHQGRGAELIAAKWGLTRSVLDEFSALSHARAAAAIDSGAFDGQLVTIPEAPGHTVDEGLRRGTTAEKLGALTPSFDAGGVIHAGNASQISDGAAALLVTTPTRAGELGLTPIARYHSGAVGGADPVMMLTGPIPATAKVLGRAGLSIDDIGAFEVNEAFAPIPLAWLAETGADPERVNPLGGAIAVGHPLGASGAILMTRLVHHMRDRGIRYGLQTMCEGGGMANATVVELVG; encoded by the coding sequence ATGCCCGAAGCAGTGATCGTCGAGGCCGTCCGCACGCCGATCGGCAAGCGCGGCGGCGCGCTCGCGGGGGTGCACCCCGTCGACCTCGCAGCGAGGGTGCTCGAGGCCCTCGCCGCGCGGACCGGCATCGACCCCGCGCTCGTCGACGACGTCGTGTGGGGCTGCGTCAGCCAGGTGGGTGACCAGTCCGCGAACCCCGCCCGCTCGGCCGTGCTGGCGGCCGGCTGGCCCGAGACGGTTCCGGGCACGACGGTCAACCGGGCCTGCGGCTCGAGCCAGCAGGCACTCGACTTCGCGGCCGGCATGGTGATGTCGGGCCAGTACGACCTCGTCGTGGCGGGCGGGGTGGAGTCGATGAGCCGGGTTCCGCTAGGTGCCGGGCGGGACGTCGGCCTGCCCTACGGCCCTCGGCTGCTGGGCCGCTATGAGACCGAGCTCGGGGGCGGGACCTTCCACCAGGGCCGTGGCGCCGAGCTGATCGCCGCGAAGTGGGGCCTCACCCGCTCCGTGCTCGACGAGTTCTCCGCGCTCAGCCATGCCCGGGCCGCGGCCGCCATCGACTCCGGCGCGTTCGACGGCCAGCTCGTCACGATCCCGGAGGCTCCCGGGCACACCGTCGACGAAGGGTTGCGCCGGGGCACGACCGCGGAGAAGCTCGGGGCGCTGACGCCGTCGTTCGACGCCGGCGGCGTGATCCACGCCGGCAACGCCTCCCAGATCTCCGACGGCGCGGCCGCCCTGCTGGTCACCACCCCGACCCGGGCGGGCGAGCTGGGGCTCACCCCGATCGCCCGCTACCACTCCGGGGCCGTGGGTGGGGCGGACCCGGTCATGATGCTCACCGGGCCGATCCCGGCCACCGCGAAGGTGCTCGGCCGGGCCGGGCTGTCGATCGACGACATCGGCGCCTTCGAGGTCAACGAGGCGTTCGCCCCGATCCCGCTGGCCTGGCTGGCCGAGACCGGCGCCGATCCCGAGCGGGTCAACCCGCTCGGCGGGGCGATCGCCGTCGGGCACCCGCTCGGTGCGTCCGGTGCCATCCTGATGACCCGCCTGGTCCACCACATGCGCGACCGCGGCATCCGCTACGGGCTGCAGACCATGTGCGAGGGTGGCGGGATGGCCAACGCGACCGTCGTCGAGCTGGTCGGCTGA
- a CDS encoding ABC transporter ATP-binding protein, producing MPDIVLSVRNLEVVYNDVALVLRGISLDVPSGAVVALLGANGAGKTTLLRAVTGLLPTHRGRITKGTVALDGQPITGLDAAAVVRRGMSQVMEGRRIFAELSVEDNLRAGAYTRRSRVEVAANHARVMDLFPVLAARRRSTAGYLSGGEQQMLAIGRALMASPKVLLLDEPSLGLAPKVVEQVRDILVTINAAGTSVLLVEQNAMMALSIATTGYVLETGKVVRDGPASELLADEDIREFYLGSTSDERGSFADVKSYRRRKRWSA from the coding sequence ATGCCGGACATCGTACTGTCGGTACGCAACCTCGAAGTGGTCTACAACGACGTCGCCTTGGTGCTGCGCGGGATCAGCCTGGACGTGCCGTCGGGCGCCGTCGTGGCGTTGCTCGGCGCCAACGGAGCAGGCAAGACGACCCTGCTCCGGGCGGTCACCGGCCTGCTGCCCACGCATCGCGGGCGCATCACGAAGGGCACCGTCGCCCTCGACGGGCAGCCGATCACCGGCCTGGACGCCGCCGCGGTGGTGCGGCGCGGCATGTCGCAGGTGATGGAGGGCCGTCGGATCTTCGCCGAGCTCAGCGTGGAGGACAACCTGCGGGCCGGCGCCTACACGCGCCGCTCGCGCGTCGAGGTGGCGGCGAACCACGCCCGGGTGATGGACCTGTTCCCGGTGCTCGCCGCGCGCCGGCGGTCGACGGCGGGCTACCTCTCCGGTGGTGAGCAGCAGATGTTGGCGATCGGGCGGGCGTTGATGGCCTCGCCGAAGGTGCTGCTGCTCGACGAGCCGTCGCTGGGGCTCGCGCCGAAGGTGGTGGAGCAGGTGCGCGACATCCTCGTCACGATCAACGCGGCCGGCACCAGCGTCCTGCTCGTCGAGCAGAACGCGATGATGGCGCTGTCCATCGCCACCACCGGGTACGTGCTGGAGACCGGGAAGGTGGTGCGCGACGGCCCGGCGAGCGAGCTCCTCGCAGACGAGGACATCCGTGAGTTCTACCTCGGCTCGACGTCGGACGAGCGCGGCTCGTTCGCCGATGTGAAGAGCTACCGGCGGCGGAAGCGGTGGAGCGCATGA
- a CDS encoding branched-chain amino acid ABC transporter permease yields the protein MTGLLQNLFAGFSLGATYALIALGFVIIYKATGVINFAQGGLLALGAYLGYAFTDSVGVGFAVAIVLACVSTALFGAAFQRVVLTRMVGQPPFAVVMITIGLLFVIDPLITAIWGFDQLLLTNPWNVLSLDAGGVVFGLRDLWTIGITAAVVTAFFLFFRFSRLGVAMRATAFDPEAAIAHGISARRVFAASWAISAALAALAGITLAAGPGGLSPSIGAIALTAFPAMIVGGLDSPAGAVLGGLVIGLAESLTRGYQDLFFAWAGPNVSSIVPYVIMIVILLVRPYGLFGTPEIRRI from the coding sequence GTGACCGGCCTGCTGCAGAACCTGTTCGCCGGGTTCTCGCTCGGCGCCACCTACGCCCTGATCGCCCTCGGGTTCGTGATCATCTACAAGGCGACCGGCGTGATCAACTTCGCGCAGGGGGGGTTGCTCGCCCTCGGCGCCTACCTGGGTTACGCCTTCACCGACAGCGTCGGCGTGGGGTTCGCCGTGGCGATCGTGCTCGCCTGCGTCAGCACCGCGCTGTTCGGGGCCGCGTTCCAGCGCGTCGTGCTCACCCGGATGGTCGGGCAGCCGCCGTTCGCCGTCGTCATGATCACCATCGGCCTGCTGTTCGTGATCGACCCGCTGATCACCGCCATCTGGGGTTTCGACCAGTTGCTGCTGACCAACCCGTGGAACGTGCTCAGCCTGGACGCGGGCGGGGTCGTGTTCGGCCTCCGTGACCTGTGGACCATCGGCATCACCGCGGCGGTCGTCACCGCGTTCTTCCTGTTCTTCCGCTTCTCGCGGCTGGGCGTGGCGATGCGGGCGACCGCGTTCGACCCGGAGGCGGCCATCGCGCACGGCATCAGCGCCCGGCGGGTCTTCGCGGCGTCCTGGGCGATCTCCGCGGCGCTCGCCGCGCTGGCCGGGATCACCCTGGCCGCCGGGCCGGGCGGGCTCTCCCCGTCGATCGGGGCGATCGCGCTGACCGCGTTCCCGGCCATGATCGTCGGCGGTCTGGACTCGCCGGCGGGAGCCGTACTGGGCGGGTTGGTGATCGGCCTGGCCGAGTCGCTCACCCGGGGCTACCAGGACCTGTTCTTCGCCTGGGCCGGTCCGAACGTCTCGTCGATCGTCCCCTACGTGATCATGATCGTGATCCTGCTGGTGCGTCCCTACGGCCTGTTCGGTACACCCGAGATCCGGAGGATCTGA
- a CDS encoding ABC transporter substrate-binding protein, which yields MWYRRSRVIATVSVVALAALAGCGGAGGDAADGGETVAGQPAVTAGFDGTTIRLGAISTLTGPVAVAGTPLTAGNQVWFDHINATGGIAGRYPVELVVEDNQYKPDVTVQQYQKIKNDVVAFTQILGTPSVLAVLPQLAADGALASPASFDATWVRQENLLPVGGPYQVQAINAVDHYLRNGGSPTDTLCSMIQDDAFGEAGQQGLDHIAASRGLSYATTQRFSVGTNDHTGAIGALSSAGCDMVFLGATPSDAAKIWGAAAQVNFPGLWYGQSPSWSGSFTGLPFADYLVSNVRIALEGTEWGDPTIPGMVDMVERAGMYAPDQSPDTFFILGYNLARAMTAVLEEAVARGDLSREGILAASNGLGTVGFDGLSGDYGYGPAADRTPPRTSTIYAVDLAKPLGLAVLEYDFTSPEAESFEIVAADL from the coding sequence ATGTGGTACCGACGATCACGGGTGATCGCGACGGTGAGCGTCGTCGCGCTCGCCGCGCTGGCCGGATGTGGTGGCGCGGGGGGTGACGCGGCCGACGGGGGGGAGACGGTGGCCGGCCAGCCGGCCGTCACCGCCGGCTTCGACGGGACGACGATCCGGCTGGGCGCGATCTCGACGCTGACCGGGCCGGTGGCGGTGGCCGGAACGCCGTTGACCGCGGGGAACCAGGTGTGGTTCGACCACATCAACGCGACCGGCGGTATCGCGGGCAGGTATCCCGTCGAGCTCGTGGTGGAGGACAACCAGTACAAGCCCGACGTCACCGTCCAGCAGTACCAGAAGATCAAGAACGACGTCGTGGCGTTCACCCAGATCCTCGGCACCCCGTCGGTGCTGGCGGTCCTGCCGCAGCTCGCGGCGGACGGGGCGCTGGCCTCGCCCGCGTCCTTCGACGCGACCTGGGTGCGGCAGGAGAACCTGCTGCCGGTGGGCGGTCCGTACCAGGTCCAGGCGATCAACGCTGTCGACCACTACCTGCGCAACGGCGGCAGCCCGACCGACACGCTCTGCAGCATGATCCAGGACGACGCGTTCGGCGAAGCGGGCCAGCAGGGACTGGACCACATCGCGGCGAGCCGGGGTCTGAGCTACGCGACGACCCAGCGCTTCAGCGTCGGCACGAACGACCACACCGGGGCGATCGGCGCGTTGAGCAGCGCAGGCTGTGACATGGTCTTCCTCGGCGCCACCCCGTCGGACGCCGCCAAGATCTGGGGCGCCGCCGCGCAGGTGAACTTCCCGGGCCTGTGGTACGGCCAGTCACCGAGCTGGTCGGGCAGCTTCACCGGCCTGCCGTTCGCGGACTACCTGGTCAGCAACGTGCGGATCGCATTGGAGGGCACGGAGTGGGGCGACCCGACCATTCCGGGAATGGTCGACATGGTGGAGCGGGCCGGCATGTACGCCCCCGACCAGAGCCCGGACACGTTCTTCATACTCGGCTACAACCTGGCCCGGGCCATGACGGCGGTCCTGGAGGAGGCGGTAGCACGCGGTGACCTGAGCCGCGAGGGGATCCTGGCCGCGTCCAACGGCCTGGGCACCGTCGGCTTCGACGGGCTCAGCGGCGACTACGGATACGGACCCGCCGCGGACCGGACGCCCCCCCGGACGTCCACGATCTACGCCGTGGACCTCGCCAAGCCGCTGGGTCTCGCGGTGCTGGAGTACGACTTCACCAGCCCGGAGGCCGAGTCCTTCGAGATCGTGGCGGCCGACCTGTAG
- a CDS encoding AMP-dependent synthetase/ligase, whose protein sequence is MSTVEKAGNPQIGTAAHGADPPRTLPALLLRHAVTRPEAVALRHKVRGRWVETTWSGYARRVAAVAASLRALGVGPGDRVAVHAENRPEWVIADLAAQGIGAQTVGIYPTSPAKEVEYLLQHSGASVLVAEDEEQLDKALEVRAGLPRLEHLVVIDPTGLRDMTGIQTFDELESSDGDVAAYAASVEALDPRSTAVIVYTSGTTGPPKGSMISHHNLMVSGEAFNDWFGTGPRDEILSYLPLCHIAERLMSVVLALMSGCVVNFGEGGPTFATDLRDVQPTVFLGVPRVWEKMLASVEVRMGDATRLKRTVYRIASARSRAIARRRMDGAVTPWDRVVAGLCDVLVLAALRNKLGLARVRVAMSGAAPVAPQVLEFFWSIGVPVREGYGQTECSGPCTLTPMDDVRLGTVGVALPGVELRIAEDGEVLIRWEGVFRGYLDDPDATAAAVDPDGWLHTGDVGELDGDGHLKITDRKKDIIITAGGKNISPSEIENRLKVSQHIREAVVIGDGRKYLVALIGIEGDTVGDWASRRGIAYTTYADLSGKPEVVELVQGVVNEVNTEFAQVETIKKFRLMTKELDHEDGELTATQKVKRVSLARILAADIEAMYAGGAS, encoded by the coding sequence GTGAGCACCGTGGAGAAGGCCGGGAACCCGCAGATCGGCACGGCGGCGCACGGGGCCGACCCGCCGCGCACCCTGCCCGCGCTGCTGCTGCGGCACGCCGTGACGCGGCCGGAGGCGGTGGCACTGCGGCACAAGGTGCGCGGCCGCTGGGTCGAGACGACCTGGTCCGGCTACGCCCGGCGGGTCGCGGCCGTCGCCGCGAGCCTGCGGGCCCTCGGTGTCGGGCCGGGTGACCGGGTCGCCGTGCACGCGGAGAACCGGCCGGAATGGGTGATCGCCGACCTGGCGGCCCAGGGCATCGGCGCGCAGACGGTCGGCATCTACCCGACCTCGCCCGCGAAGGAGGTGGAGTACCTGCTGCAGCACTCCGGCGCGTCCGTGCTGGTGGCCGAGGACGAGGAGCAGCTGGACAAGGCGCTCGAGGTGCGGGCCGGGCTACCGCGTCTGGAGCACCTGGTCGTGATCGACCCGACCGGCCTGCGGGACATGACCGGGATCCAGACCTTCGACGAACTCGAGTCGTCGGACGGCGACGTGGCGGCCTACGCGGCATCGGTCGAGGCGCTCGACCCGCGGAGCACCGCGGTCATCGTCTACACCTCGGGCACGACCGGTCCGCCGAAGGGTTCGATGATCTCCCACCACAACCTGATGGTGTCCGGCGAGGCCTTCAACGACTGGTTCGGCACCGGGCCGCGCGACGAGATCCTGTCCTACCTGCCGCTGTGTCACATCGCCGAGCGGCTGATGTCGGTGGTCCTGGCGCTGATGTCGGGATGCGTGGTCAACTTCGGTGAGGGCGGGCCGACGTTCGCCACCGACCTGCGCGACGTCCAGCCGACCGTCTTCCTCGGGGTCCCCCGGGTCTGGGAGAAGATGTTGGCGAGCGTCGAGGTCCGGATGGGCGACGCGACCCGGCTGAAGCGGACGGTCTACCGCATCGCGTCGGCCCGGTCGCGGGCGATCGCGCGGCGGCGGATGGACGGCGCGGTGACCCCCTGGGACCGGGTCGTGGCCGGCCTGTGTGACGTGCTCGTGCTCGCCGCGCTGCGCAACAAGCTGGGGCTGGCCCGGGTGCGGGTCGCCATGTCGGGTGCGGCTCCGGTCGCCCCGCAGGTGCTGGAGTTCTTCTGGTCCATCGGTGTCCCGGTGCGCGAGGGATACGGCCAGACCGAGTGCAGCGGCCCGTGCACGCTCACCCCGATGGACGACGTGCGGCTGGGCACCGTCGGCGTCGCGCTGCCGGGGGTGGAACTGCGGATCGCCGAGGACGGCGAGGTGCTGATCCGCTGGGAGGGTGTGTTCCGGGGCTACCTCGACGACCCCGACGCCACCGCGGCCGCCGTCGACCCCGACGGCTGGCTGCACACCGGCGACGTCGGCGAGCTCGACGGGGACGGTCACCTGAAGATCACCGACCGGAAGAAGGACATCATCATCACCGCCGGCGGCAAGAACATCTCGCCGAGTGAGATCGAGAACCGGCTGAAGGTGTCGCAGCACATCCGCGAGGCGGTCGTGATCGGCGACGGTCGCAAGTACCTCGTCGCGTTGATCGGCATCGAGGGGGACACCGTCGGGGACTGGGCGAGCCGCCGGGGCATCGCCTACACGACCTATGCCGACCTGTCCGGCAAGCCGGAGGTGGTCGAGCTGGTCCAGGGTGTGGTGAACGAGGTCAACACCGAGTTCGCGCAGGTAGAGACGATCAAGAAGTTCCGGCTGATGACCAAGGAGCTCGACCACGAGGACGGCGAGCTGACCGCGACGCAGAAGGTGAAGCGCGTCTCGCTCGCCCGCATCCTCGCCGCGGACATCGAGGCCATGTACGCCGGAGGTGCGTCGTGA
- a CDS encoding Zn-ribbon domain-containing OB-fold protein yields MSATTAPDSGPWLPDITWPILEAFWAAAREGRLVFPRCTACGRYQWYPQAMCPACRAMAFEWDEVRREGYVFSHTTLRRSFVPGEDGEQARHIVLVKFVHVPGVTLVTNVRGDMAPRVDLRARIAFDQVAPGVSLPVSELFED; encoded by the coding sequence ATGAGCGCCACCACCGCGCCGGACTCCGGGCCCTGGCTCCCCGACATCACCTGGCCGATCCTCGAGGCGTTCTGGGCCGCCGCCCGCGAGGGGCGTCTGGTCTTCCCGCGCTGCACGGCGTGCGGTCGGTACCAGTGGTATCCCCAGGCGATGTGCCCGGCCTGCCGGGCGATGGCCTTCGAGTGGGACGAAGTCCGCCGGGAGGGCTACGTGTTCAGCCACACCACGCTGCGGCGCAGCTTCGTCCCCGGCGAGGACGGCGAGCAGGCCCGGCACATCGTGCTGGTCAAGTTCGTGCACGTGCCGGGCGTCACGCTGGTCACGAACGTGCGCGGCGATATGGCGCCCCGGGTCGACCTGCGGGCGAGGATCGCCTTCGACCAGGTGGCGCCCGGGGTGTCGCTGCCGGTCAGCGAGCTGTTCGAGGACTGA
- a CDS encoding alpha/beta hydrolase produces MASAESTYLTDLYADWSARMAADPEMGLPALRDLFEEWHLPTVEPEGVTYAEVTAGGVPALWCRPVDAAADRVLLYTHGGGFVVGSRHSHRKLAGHLARAIGCHALVVDYRRAPEHPFPAQLDDCVSAYRWLLAEGIAPGHIATCGDSAGGNLAISVALRLRADGDPLPAALVPMSPWLDMEHKGETLDTNAGSDALVQRPILTAMSTMFLGPDGSAVDPLANPLLADPAGLPPMFINAGGAETLLDNAVRFGESARRAGVDVTVDVVPGMQHVFPFLAGRAPEADRAVADIAQWVRPLLGLA; encoded by the coding sequence ATGGCGAGTGCCGAGTCCACGTACCTCACCGACCTCTACGCCGACTGGTCGGCGCGGATGGCGGCCGATCCCGAGATGGGTCTGCCGGCGCTGCGTGACCTGTTCGAGGAGTGGCACCTGCCCACGGTCGAGCCGGAGGGTGTGACCTACGCCGAGGTCACCGCCGGCGGCGTGCCGGCGCTGTGGTGCCGGCCGGTCGACGCCGCCGCCGACCGGGTGCTGCTCTACACCCACGGGGGCGGCTTCGTGGTCGGCTCCCGGCACAGCCACCGCAAGCTGGCAGGTCACCTGGCCCGCGCCATCGGCTGCCACGCGCTGGTCGTTGACTACCGGCGGGCCCCCGAGCACCCCTTCCCCGCCCAGCTCGACGACTGCGTGAGCGCCTACCGCTGGCTGCTCGCCGAAGGCATCGCGCCCGGTCACATCGCCACCTGCGGTGACTCGGCCGGCGGCAACCTCGCGATCAGCGTCGCGCTGCGGCTGCGCGCGGACGGGGACCCGCTCCCCGCCGCCCTCGTCCCGATGTCGCCGTGGCTCGACATGGAGCACAAGGGCGAGACGCTCGACACGAACGCCGGGTCCGACGCGCTGGTCCAACGGCCCATCCTGACGGCGATGTCGACCATGTTCCTCGGGCCGGACGGCTCGGCGGTCGACCCGCTGGCCAACCCGCTGCTGGCCGATCCCGCCGGGCTCCCCCCGATGTTCATCAACGCCGGTGGGGCGGAGACGCTGCTCGACAACGCGGTGCGCTTCGGGGAGAGCGCCCGCCGGGCGGGTGTCGACGTGACCGTCGACGTCGTTCCCGGGATGCAGCACGTGTTCCCGTTCCTGGCCGGTCGCGCCCCCGAGGCGGACCGCGCCGTCGCCGACATCGCGCAGTGGGTCCGGCCCCTGCTCGGCCTGGCCTGA
- a CDS encoding thiolase family protein, with translation MTVSPLRDAIAIVGVGESAYSRRSTVPVPTLMVQAVRDAIADAGIDIDEVDGIVSDAAVAPHLLPADELAANLGLSDRVFTAQMSVGGAGSVGAPLLAAQAIATGAATTVVCYFGVDWGSAPGGPYRFHGTDPYKAGLEMPFGFYGQPVYFAAVARRYMHRYGLTPEDLADVAISTRAWAALHPGAMKRTPLTRADHLSSPMIADPLRVLDCCLLTDGAAAFVMTSTARARDCRHRPVSVAGVSFSGAAMSGHSYLAQHEDYLSTPAQVTGPRALGMAGVGPEDVDFAEIYDCFTISCLLQAEDLGFAPKGAGATLFADGHAAPGGSLPINTHGGLLSHSYVLGINHVVEAVAQLRGGCGDRQVPGAEVGLVSGYAGWEHASLVLTA, from the coding sequence TTGACCGTCAGTCCGCTACGGGACGCGATCGCCATCGTCGGCGTCGGGGAGTCCGCCTACTCGCGCCGGTCCACGGTGCCGGTGCCGACGCTGATGGTCCAGGCGGTGCGCGACGCCATCGCGGACGCCGGGATCGACATCGACGAGGTGGACGGGATCGTCTCCGACGCCGCCGTCGCCCCCCACCTGCTGCCCGCCGACGAGCTCGCGGCCAACCTCGGGCTGAGCGACCGGGTCTTCACCGCGCAGATGTCGGTGGGCGGCGCGGGAAGCGTCGGGGCGCCCCTGCTCGCGGCCCAGGCGATCGCGACCGGTGCGGCCACGACCGTGGTGTGCTACTTCGGCGTCGACTGGGGCTCGGCACCCGGCGGTCCGTACCGGTTCCACGGCACCGACCCGTACAAGGCCGGCCTCGAGATGCCGTTCGGCTTCTACGGGCAGCCGGTCTACTTCGCCGCCGTGGCGCGCCGCTACATGCACCGCTACGGGCTCACCCCCGAGGATCTCGCCGACGTCGCGATCTCGACCCGCGCCTGGGCTGCACTGCACCCAGGGGCGATGAAGCGCACGCCGCTCACCCGCGCGGACCACCTGTCCTCGCCGATGATCGCCGACCCGCTACGGGTGCTGGACTGCTGCCTGCTCACCGACGGCGCCGCCGCCTTCGTGATGACCTCGACGGCGCGGGCGCGGGACTGCCGGCACCGCCCGGTCTCGGTGGCCGGCGTGTCGTTCAGCGGGGCGGCCATGTCCGGGCACTCCTACCTGGCCCAGCACGAGGACTACCTGTCCACGCCGGCCCAGGTGACCGGGCCACGCGCGCTGGGGATGGCCGGGGTCGGTCCGGAGGACGTCGACTTCGCCGAGATCTACGACTGCTTCACCATCAGCTGCCTGCTGCAGGCCGAGGACCTCGGCTTCGCACCCAAGGGCGCCGGCGCCACCCTGTTCGCCGACGGGCACGCCGCGCCGGGCGGGTCGCTGCCCATAAACACCCACGGCGGCCTGCTGTCACACTCCTACGTGCTGGGCATCAACCACGTCGTCGAGGCGGTCGCGCAGCTGCGGGGCGGCTGTGGCGACCGGCAGGTACCCGGCGCGGAGGTCGGGCTCGTGTCGGGGTACGCGGGCTGGGAGCACGCCAGCCTGGTGCTGACCGCATGA